The Francisella hispaniensis FSC454 genome includes the window AATGTTGGGGTTATCGGTGAGTGGAAATATGGTGCTGGTAGAGGTCACCAAAACATTGTTGGTATATTTGCCGGTACTGGTATCGGTGGCGGTCTTGTCATAAATAATCAATTTTTATATGGAGTTACAGGTGGAGCTGGTGCTGTTGGACATGTAACTATCAATAGCCAAGGGACTTATTGTCAGAGCTGTGGTTCACAAGGGTGTTTAGAAACTTATGCTGGTAAAGTTGGTATTGAAAATAGACTTATGAATTTGCATAAAAAAGGTATAAAAAGCATCTTAATAGATTTTGTTTTAGAAAATAAAGGTAAGCTCAAAGGTTCTCATCTTAAAAAAGCTTTAGCAGCTAAAGATAAAATTGCAGAAGATATAGTGACTGATGCAATGTCTAATCTAGGAATTGCTGTGGCAAATTATATTAATCTTTTAAATCCATCAATGGTTTTATTTGGTGGTGGAATCATGGAAGCAGTTGGACAAAAATATTTAGATACTATTTATCATACATGTTCAAAATATGCTTTCAAAA containing:
- a CDS encoding ROK family protein; translation: MYLGLDIGGSNISAGIFDEHKNLLKTAKVKSKGKSDPDVILAQIFKVINKLLDSSNKNKIKAIGVGIAGFVDSKLGVLNFSANINLNGINIAQEISQKFANVPVFIENDVNVGVIGEWKYGAGRGHQNIVGIFAGTGIGGGLVINNQFLYGVTGGAGAVGHVTINSQGTYCQSCGSQGCLETYAGKVGIENRLMNLHKKGIKSILIDFVLENKGKLKGSHLKKALAAKDKIAEDIVTDAMSNLGIAVANYINLLNPSMVLFGGGIMEAVGQKYLDTIYHTCSKYAFKTMLDACELKIATLGDNSGVYGAMDIAVNRLEGNW